Proteins found in one Polyodon spathula isolate WHYD16114869_AA chromosome 10, ASM1765450v1, whole genome shotgun sequence genomic segment:
- the LOC121322476 gene encoding isocitrate dehydrogenase [NADP] cytoplasmic-like isoform X2 — protein sequence MSQKIKAGSVVEMQGDEMTRVIWDLIKDKLILPYVEMDLHSYDLGIENRDATDDRVTVEAAEAVRKYSVGIKCATITPDEKRVEEFRLKKMWKSPNGTIRNILGGTVFREAIICKNIPRLVPGWLKPIIIGRHAFGDQYRATDFVVPGPGRVEMKYTPKSGSEPVTYLVHDFEDCGGVALGMFNLDPSIRDFAHSSFQMALTKSWPLYLSTKNTILKQYDGRFKDIFQEIYEKEYKSQFEAKGIWYEHRLIDDMVAQAMKSEGGFIWACKNYDGDVQSDSVAQGYGSLGMMTSVLICPDGKTVEAEAAHGTVTRHYRLHQQGKETSTNPIASIFAWTRGLAHRAKLDKNAELRTFATALEEVCIETIESGFMTKDLAACIKGLPNVQHSDYLNTFEFLDKLAENLKVKLTSQPKL from the exons atgtcacaaaaaattAAGGCTGGTTCAGTTGTTGAAATGCAGGGAGATGAGATGACAAGAGTCATCTGGGACTTGATTAAGGACAAACTCATCCTGCCCTATGTGGAGATGGACCTACACAG CTATGACCTGGGAATAGAGAACAGAGATGCCACTGACGACCGGGTCACAGTGGAAGCAGCTGAAGCCGTCAGGAAGTACAGCGTGGGGATCAAGTGTGCCACCATCACCCCAGACGAGAAGAGGGTGGAGGAGTTCAGGCTGAAGAAGATGTGGAAGTCTCCCAATGGGACGATTCGTAATATCCTGGGGGGCACCGTGTTCAGGGAGGCAATCATCTGCAAGAACATCCCACGGCTGGTGCCCGGCTGGCTCAAACCCATCATTATTGGCCGTCATGCTTTTGGGGACCAG TACAGAGCTACAGACTTCGTGGTCCCCGGTCCAGGCAGAGTTGAAATGAAGTACACCCCGAAGAGTGGCAGCGAGCCCGTCACATACCTTGTGCATGATTTTGAAG ACTGCGGTGGTGTAGCTCTGGGCATGTTCAACCTGGACCCGTCCATCAGAGATTTTGCACACAGCTCATTCCAGATGGCCCTGACCAAGAGCTGGCCCCTCTACCTGAGCACCAAGAACACCATCCTGAAGCAATACGATGGCCGCTTCAAGGACATCTTCCAGGAGATCTACGAAAA GGAATACAAGTCCCAGTTTGAAGCAAAGGGAATCTGGTATGAGCACAGGCTTATCGATGACATGGTGGCGCAGGCTATGAAGTCTGAAGGAGGCTTTATCTGGGCCTGCAAGAACTACGATGGAGATGTGCAGTCTGACTCTGTCGCTCAGG GCTATGGCTCCCTGGGAATGATGACCAGTGTGCTGATCTGTCCAGATGGAAAGACTGTAGAAGCAGAAGCAGCTCACGGCACTGTGACACGGCACTACCGCTTGCACCAGCAAGGCAAAGAGACCTCCACCAACCCCATTG cctCGATCTTTGCCTGGACCCGGGGGCTGGCTCATAGAGCTAAGCTTGATAAGAATGCAGAGCTGCGCACCTTTGCCACTGCCCTGGAGGAGGTCTGCATAGAGACCATTGAATCCGGCTTCATGACCAAAGACCTGGCAGCGTGCATTAAGGGGCTGCCCAA TGTACAGCATTCTGATTACTTGAACACCTTTGAGTTCCTGGACAAGCTGGCAGAGAACCTGAAGGTGAAACTGACCTCCCAGCCCAAACTGTGA
- the LOC121322476 gene encoding isocitrate dehydrogenase [NADP] cytoplasmic-like isoform X1, producing MISSSRLRFGGLKMSQKIKAGSVVEMQGDEMTRVIWDLIKDKLILPYVEMDLHSYDLGIENRDATDDRVTVEAAEAVRKYSVGIKCATITPDEKRVEEFRLKKMWKSPNGTIRNILGGTVFREAIICKNIPRLVPGWLKPIIIGRHAFGDQYRATDFVVPGPGRVEMKYTPKSGSEPVTYLVHDFEDCGGVALGMFNLDPSIRDFAHSSFQMALTKSWPLYLSTKNTILKQYDGRFKDIFQEIYEKEYKSQFEAKGIWYEHRLIDDMVAQAMKSEGGFIWACKNYDGDVQSDSVAQGYGSLGMMTSVLICPDGKTVEAEAAHGTVTRHYRLHQQGKETSTNPIASIFAWTRGLAHRAKLDKNAELRTFATALEEVCIETIESGFMTKDLAACIKGLPNVQHSDYLNTFEFLDKLAENLKVKLTSQPKL from the exons ATGATTTCGTCTAGCCGTCTCCGGTTCGGAG gtctgaaaatgtcacaaaaaattAAGGCTGGTTCAGTTGTTGAAATGCAGGGAGATGAGATGACAAGAGTCATCTGGGACTTGATTAAGGACAAACTCATCCTGCCCTATGTGGAGATGGACCTACACAG CTATGACCTGGGAATAGAGAACAGAGATGCCACTGACGACCGGGTCACAGTGGAAGCAGCTGAAGCCGTCAGGAAGTACAGCGTGGGGATCAAGTGTGCCACCATCACCCCAGACGAGAAGAGGGTGGAGGAGTTCAGGCTGAAGAAGATGTGGAAGTCTCCCAATGGGACGATTCGTAATATCCTGGGGGGCACCGTGTTCAGGGAGGCAATCATCTGCAAGAACATCCCACGGCTGGTGCCCGGCTGGCTCAAACCCATCATTATTGGCCGTCATGCTTTTGGGGACCAG TACAGAGCTACAGACTTCGTGGTCCCCGGTCCAGGCAGAGTTGAAATGAAGTACACCCCGAAGAGTGGCAGCGAGCCCGTCACATACCTTGTGCATGATTTTGAAG ACTGCGGTGGTGTAGCTCTGGGCATGTTCAACCTGGACCCGTCCATCAGAGATTTTGCACACAGCTCATTCCAGATGGCCCTGACCAAGAGCTGGCCCCTCTACCTGAGCACCAAGAACACCATCCTGAAGCAATACGATGGCCGCTTCAAGGACATCTTCCAGGAGATCTACGAAAA GGAATACAAGTCCCAGTTTGAAGCAAAGGGAATCTGGTATGAGCACAGGCTTATCGATGACATGGTGGCGCAGGCTATGAAGTCTGAAGGAGGCTTTATCTGGGCCTGCAAGAACTACGATGGAGATGTGCAGTCTGACTCTGTCGCTCAGG GCTATGGCTCCCTGGGAATGATGACCAGTGTGCTGATCTGTCCAGATGGAAAGACTGTAGAAGCAGAAGCAGCTCACGGCACTGTGACACGGCACTACCGCTTGCACCAGCAAGGCAAAGAGACCTCCACCAACCCCATTG cctCGATCTTTGCCTGGACCCGGGGGCTGGCTCATAGAGCTAAGCTTGATAAGAATGCAGAGCTGCGCACCTTTGCCACTGCCCTGGAGGAGGTCTGCATAGAGACCATTGAATCCGGCTTCATGACCAAAGACCTGGCAGCGTGCATTAAGGGGCTGCCCAA TGTACAGCATTCTGATTACTTGAACACCTTTGAGTTCCTGGACAAGCTGGCAGAGAACCTGAAGGTGAAACTGACCTCCCAGCCCAAACTGTGA